One Leptospira levettii genomic window carries:
- the fliH gene encoding flagellar assembly protein FliH: MAKLVFKPIQIADLQEEVEIQLPDKYKKFHKTDEQEDFEIDQEGNIIEQYQGPSIEEIEAELQRYRQETEEQVRQLLEDAKKQAKAIEEEGRTKAFQMVQDSKEKIKLEEDSGRAKAEQILDRAKMEVERMIKEAEMKQAEIEHEAYQKGYDAGREVGFKKGQGEVRRLIDRLGTIIGKAIDIREEMIAASEKQMVEMILVIARKVIKDEIIERKEIVLNNIREAMKRIKDRDRIDIRVNFADLELTTAHKDELIKLMESLRKVNIYEDSRVDRGGVIIETDVGAIDARISTQLKEIEEAIRNVEPI; encoded by the coding sequence ATGGCAAAACTAGTTTTTAAACCCATTCAAATTGCCGACTTACAAGAAGAAGTTGAAATCCAACTTCCTGATAAGTACAAAAAATTTCATAAGACCGACGAACAAGAGGACTTCGAGATAGACCAAGAAGGGAATATCATCGAACAATACCAAGGTCCATCGATTGAAGAAATCGAAGCGGAACTCCAAAGGTATCGCCAAGAAACAGAAGAACAAGTCCGCCAATTATTAGAAGATGCTAAAAAACAAGCAAAGGCCATTGAAGAAGAAGGCAGAACCAAAGCCTTCCAAATGGTTCAGGACTCAAAAGAAAAAATCAAATTAGAAGAAGATTCAGGCCGAGCGAAAGCAGAACAAATCTTAGATCGTGCGAAGATGGAAGTCGAACGTATGATCAAAGAAGCTGAGATGAAACAGGCTGAGATTGAACACGAAGCATACCAAAAAGGGTATGATGCTGGTCGTGAAGTTGGTTTCAAAAAAGGCCAAGGGGAAGTTAGACGACTCATCGACCGATTGGGAACTATCATTGGTAAAGCAATCGACATTCGTGAAGAGATGATTGCTGCTTCTGAAAAACAAATGGTGGAAATGATTCTTGTCATCGCAAGAAAAGTAATCAAAGACGAAATCATTGAACGTAAAGAAATTGTACTCAATAACATTCGTGAAGCAATGAAACGAATTAAAGATCGCGACCGTATCGACATTCGTGTTAACTTCGCTGACTTAGAACTAACAACAGCTCACAAAGACGAACTCATCAAACTGATGGAATCACTCAGAAAAGTAAACATCTACGAAGACTCTCGAGTTGACCGTGGTGGAGTAATCATCGAAACAGATGTGGGAGCAATCGACGCAAGGATTTCCACTCAGCTCAAAGAAATTGAAGAGGCAATTCGAAACGTAGAACCAATATGA
- a CDS encoding sensor histidine kinase, producing MISKTRFSQFFLGFLLFLSPTLVSLVAEPCGTMITSFEKPVVLKTDWLFRKGDNLDWRDESVEESFWVKRSVPDYGISKTENLTGYHWYRCSFYLPDNYTTPVEPIAIQLGRIRDIDEFYLNGTLIDKTGTVLPRLEVDFQKIRIYSLPTHLLKPGLNVMAIRIYAATNLNGLKEAPTIAKERLLREAVFSKELFAMVCGYVFIFMGIYFLVGSIVRGRAGENFFFALFSIFMGIYVLIRTQHRDILFESFTWSYVAELLVLICLPAFFINFMHQYLKLKRNIVLLVYEVFLSVLFVITLFFRNPKTWILVIALFNYALPIAMGLVIYLFVKNGKTNIKKVKFILIGIACLLPTILIDSLSALEIIISMPGTLYLGFLIFLVMISIQLSNDIVIGLENFIEQEKELIQMERVKTGFLINLSSEFKSGMEKIKSAIENITTNQSKSLVKDVVKPSAKKAAKKKSKITNTKHIGDPVKQAEDHISYMSYMVEEAILLRKLEERTYIPFYESFSVLELVKNCVASVENHLGQHRKNTYIDIKPNDLEIYFPKELLFCILRNLVENAYQYTDPKTDIHIEFFNRDGFHQLVVMDEGMGLSQIEMETIFQKFVRGYRDKKNEIPGAGIGLTLVEASTNFLSGTVSLKSSEGMGAKFTIRIPEKPKK from the coding sequence ATGATTTCGAAAACCCGTTTTTCCCAATTTTTCCTCGGGTTCTTACTGTTTTTGTCACCAACTTTAGTAAGTTTGGTGGCAGAACCATGTGGAACCATGATCACATCCTTTGAAAAACCAGTGGTTTTAAAAACTGATTGGTTATTCAGGAAGGGAGACAATTTAGATTGGCGTGATGAGTCAGTTGAAGAAAGTTTTTGGGTGAAACGATCCGTTCCTGATTATGGAATTTCAAAAACAGAAAATCTCACAGGCTACCATTGGTATCGTTGTTCTTTTTATTTACCTGACAATTACACAACACCAGTAGAACCAATTGCCATCCAATTGGGTAGAATTCGTGACATTGATGAGTTTTATTTGAATGGAACTTTAATTGATAAAACAGGAACCGTATTACCTAGATTAGAAGTTGATTTTCAAAAAATCAGAATTTATTCACTTCCTACACATTTACTTAAACCAGGATTAAATGTGATGGCCATTCGGATTTATGCTGCCACAAACCTAAATGGATTAAAGGAAGCCCCGACTATTGCCAAGGAACGTTTGTTACGTGAAGCAGTATTCTCAAAAGAACTCTTTGCGATGGTTTGTGGTTATGTTTTTATTTTTATGGGAATTTACTTTCTCGTAGGTTCCATTGTTCGCGGTAGAGCTGGGGAAAATTTCTTTTTTGCACTATTTTCAATTTTTATGGGAATTTATGTTCTCATCCGCACACAACACAGAGACATTCTATTTGAAAGTTTCACTTGGTCGTATGTTGCAGAACTTTTAGTACTTATTTGTTTACCTGCATTTTTCATTAACTTCATGCACCAATATCTAAAATTGAAACGTAATATTGTTTTACTAGTGTATGAAGTGTTTTTATCTGTACTTTTTGTCATCACACTATTTTTCAGAAATCCTAAAACATGGATTCTGGTGATAGCTCTCTTTAATTATGCATTACCAATTGCAATGGGGCTTGTGATTTACCTATTTGTCAAAAATGGTAAAACAAATATTAAAAAAGTAAAATTTATCTTGATTGGGATCGCTTGTTTATTGCCTACAATCTTAATCGATAGTTTATCAGCTTTAGAAATCATCATTTCCATGCCTGGTACTTTATACCTAGGTTTCTTAATTTTTCTTGTGATGATATCCATCCAATTATCAAACGATATAGTCATTGGATTGGAAAATTTTATTGAACAAGAAAAAGAACTCATCCAAATGGAAAGGGTCAAAACTGGATTTCTCATCAACTTATCTTCTGAATTTAAATCGGGAATGGAAAAAATCAAGTCCGCGATTGAAAATATTACTACCAATCAAAGTAAGTCTCTCGTAAAAGATGTGGTCAAACCATCAGCTAAAAAAGCCGCAAAGAAAAAATCAAAAATTACTAACACAAAACATATTGGAGATCCAGTTAAACAAGCAGAGGATCATATATCTTATATGAGTTATATGGTCGAGGAAGCAATTTTACTAAGGAAACTGGAAGAACGAACTTATATCCCATTTTATGAAAGTTTCTCCGTATTGGAGTTGGTAAAAAACTGTGTTGCTAGTGTGGAAAATCATTTAGGCCAACATCGAAAAAATACCTACATTGATATAAAGCCAAATGATTTGGAAATTTATTTTCCAAAGGAACTCTTGTTCTGTATTTTAAGAAATTTGGTAGAGAATGCATACCAATACACTGATCCAAAAACAGACATTCACATTGAATTTTTTAATCGAGATGGATTTCATCAATTGGTTGTGATGGATGAAGGCATGGGCCTTAGCCAAATAGAAATGGAAACTATTTTTCAAAAATTTGTCCGAGGTTATCGTGACAAAAAGAATGAAATCCCTGGCGCAGGAATTGGCTTAACTTTAGTTGAGGCTTCAACCAACTTTTTATCTGGGACTGTTAGTTTAAAATCAAGCGAAGGAATGGGAGCAAAGTTCACAATTCGTATCCCAGAAAAACCAAAAAAATGA
- a CDS encoding FliG C-terminal domain-containing protein, translating to MAHSSGPNKAALAYQILGQYLPDEVFAHLTDTEIESLLLKVETNPSPTKGQEKDILLSFTQFLQKKGIHSNGLHGNKQSPGITKPKPTITKQNETDLPHLGYQNPKLSKPNAPGGKSAYVPENRSPMAHSFDSYPNSSPTNGHPETNELYSLLEEILKEEENKRSGPLWLELPKFSVEMLQNLTREESPEVVARVLSFSDPESASEVLAEYPESHREEIILALAEIDYHSDRERDQLDRFLRFKMELIEKKMPVSKIRSRKAKTAGEILTRLPFLPSQNLIERIQKKSPEYAETIVEHYFRLEDLLHLGRTSLTRFFSEIHPLVIACALKGVETEFRDQVYSNLESWLVKEIKIEWDSLGPVSLAEIEEAQKGVLDRLREAMDEGKVKLWRLK from the coding sequence ATGGCACATTCTTCCGGTCCCAACAAAGCCGCACTGGCATACCAAATTTTAGGCCAATACTTACCGGATGAAGTGTTCGCCCATCTGACTGACACCGAGATAGAGTCTCTCTTGTTGAAAGTAGAAACCAATCCCTCTCCGACAAAAGGCCAAGAAAAGGACATCTTACTCTCGTTCACCCAATTCCTTCAAAAAAAAGGAATCCATTCGAATGGGCTTCATGGAAACAAACAATCCCCAGGAATCACGAAACCGAAACCTACCATTACGAAACAAAATGAGACAGATTTGCCTCACCTTGGATACCAGAATCCAAAGCTGTCAAAACCAAACGCGCCAGGGGGAAAATCTGCTTATGTGCCCGAGAATAGGTCTCCAATGGCCCATTCGTTTGATTCCTACCCAAACAGTTCTCCTACAAATGGCCATCCTGAAACTAACGAACTGTATTCGTTATTGGAAGAGATTCTAAAAGAAGAAGAGAACAAACGATCAGGCCCACTCTGGCTTGAGTTGCCAAAATTTTCCGTTGAAATGCTCCAAAACCTCACACGGGAAGAATCTCCAGAAGTGGTCGCAAGGGTCCTCAGTTTTTCGGACCCAGAATCAGCCTCCGAAGTCCTGGCAGAATACCCTGAATCCCATAGAGAAGAGATCATTTTGGCACTTGCCGAAATTGACTACCACTCGGACAGGGAACGTGACCAACTCGATCGGTTTCTCCGATTCAAAATGGAACTCATTGAGAAAAAAATGCCGGTTTCGAAAATCCGGAGCCGCAAAGCCAAAACCGCGGGGGAAATTCTCACAAGGCTTCCTTTTTTGCCATCTCAAAATTTAATTGAACGAATTCAGAAAAAAAGCCCAGAATATGCCGAAACTATAGTAGAACACTACTTTCGTTTGGAAGACCTCCTTCATTTAGGAAGGACAAGTCTCACTCGTTTTTTTTCTGAGATCCATCCCCTTGTCATTGCCTGTGCATTGAAAGGTGTTGAGACTGAATTTCGTGACCAAGTGTATTCCAATTTGGAATCTTGGCTTGTGAAAGAGATTAAAATCGAATGGGATTCGTTAGGTCCTGTTTCTCTTGCGGAGATCGAAGAAGCCCAAAAAGGGGTCTTAGATCGTTTGCGGGAAGCAATGGATGAAGGCAAAGTGAAACTTTGGAGATTGAAGTAA
- a CDS encoding 7TM diverse intracellular signaling domain-containing protein, which produces MISLPFRRLILICFCFISFNCSRTTDESTVVLKLDGEDWGIYFNDSADLLNPEFNPNNLDITTVPNNFRNLNKTYRGSIWIRKSFEITTEQHQKSLALQLGKVYQSDEVFVNGVLIGKNNSAFGKNPEEYSFGRPRIYPIPHDLLLEGENVLIIKIDSSLSTSAGIITGPIRIVTYEEAINGNLYDSLVELIFVGFYLFIALFFFINFFNLRENKEYLSFSVLALIFSGYELCKNEVRFLIFNHFAILKFLEYSFLLILPYGFIKFIQDFFELKPFKYQRIYLFFQFFFILVFLIVQNPVFWYNFIGYWDIHLLAVIGYAIYVTILKFREQKRGSTIHLLALVYLLYSILKEILIERGYLNSPSSLETSFLVYLILMTLALRFQFLMMKRKLQNRYDRLKEADSLREKIFFYMDAMISGPLKLMKDKLSEYRESAQKTKDKNLVKEVIEVQSSIDNVMDDIIELSRLEVLKEVPFKEQVNFVSFINDVIPEDDITYSIKVNPETEILNSLDLINSVVVRLVDFPPFKEFNHNDLIITQDLKGNVHFRFLLFHSNSKVAQKLFNELSENYNQLTPIKVKWAIILEIVRLLGAKIDFKIIKKKYLKIDLGISAIVPVSELQPIKDSTAVGVLNQTAKKSEKEDWRVTLKRIWKFLKETEIKLPNFKKKK; this is translated from the coding sequence ATGATATCCCTACCATTTCGCCGCCTAATTCTAATTTGTTTTTGTTTCATTTCATTCAATTGTTCACGTACAACCGATGAATCAACAGTTGTATTAAAGTTAGATGGTGAGGATTGGGGAATTTACTTTAATGATAGTGCGGATTTATTAAATCCAGAATTTAATCCAAATAACTTGGACATTACAACTGTTCCTAACAATTTCAGGAATTTAAACAAAACCTATAGAGGTTCAATATGGATTCGGAAAAGTTTTGAAATTACCACAGAACAACACCAAAAGTCATTAGCCCTACAATTAGGGAAAGTGTACCAGTCGGATGAGGTTTTTGTCAACGGTGTGCTTATCGGTAAAAACAATTCGGCTTTTGGAAAAAATCCGGAAGAATATTCGTTTGGAAGGCCAAGAATCTACCCTATTCCACATGATTTATTACTCGAGGGTGAGAATGTGTTAATCATTAAAATTGACTCATCTCTTTCTACTTCTGCAGGAATCATAACAGGACCAATCAGAATTGTAACTTACGAGGAAGCAATAAACGGAAATTTATATGATTCACTTGTCGAACTGATATTCGTAGGATTTTATCTATTCATTGCCTTATTTTTCTTCATTAACTTTTTTAACCTTAGAGAGAACAAAGAATACTTAAGTTTTAGCGTATTGGCCCTTATTTTCTCTGGATATGAATTATGCAAAAACGAAGTTAGATTTTTAATTTTTAATCATTTTGCAATTTTAAAATTCTTAGAATATTCATTTTTGCTTATATTGCCATATGGATTCATAAAATTCATCCAAGATTTTTTCGAATTAAAACCATTTAAATACCAAAGAATTTATCTCTTCTTTCAATTTTTCTTTATCCTCGTATTTCTCATCGTACAAAATCCAGTGTTTTGGTATAACTTCATTGGATATTGGGATATCCATTTGCTTGCGGTAATCGGTTACGCAATTTATGTAACGATACTAAAATTCCGAGAACAAAAGAGAGGATCAACAATCCATTTATTGGCTCTTGTTTACCTACTCTATTCAATCCTAAAAGAAATTCTAATCGAAAGAGGATATTTAAACTCACCATCTTCTCTTGAAACTAGTTTTTTAGTGTATTTAATTTTAATGACTCTTGCTCTACGATTTCAGTTTTTGATGATGAAACGAAAACTCCAAAATCGATATGACAGATTAAAAGAAGCGGATTCACTCAGAGAAAAGATTTTCTTTTATATGGACGCAATGATCTCAGGTCCATTAAAATTAATGAAAGATAAACTTTCAGAATACAGAGAATCAGCTCAAAAAACAAAAGATAAAAATTTGGTAAAAGAAGTAATTGAAGTTCAATCCTCCATTGACAATGTCATGGACGATATCATTGAACTCTCCAGATTGGAAGTACTAAAAGAAGTTCCATTTAAAGAACAGGTCAATTTTGTATCCTTTATCAACGATGTAATTCCGGAAGATGACATTACATATTCAATTAAAGTAAATCCAGAAACTGAAATTCTTAATAGCTTGGACTTAATCAATTCTGTTGTAGTGAGACTAGTGGACTTCCCTCCTTTCAAAGAATTTAATCACAATGATTTAATCATCACCCAAGACTTAAAAGGGAATGTACATTTTAGATTTTTATTGTTCCATAGTAATTCCAAGGTGGCACAAAAATTATTCAATGAATTGTCAGAAAATTATAACCAGCTTACTCCGATTAAAGTAAAATGGGCGATTATTTTGGAAATTGTACGCTTATTAGGTGCAAAGATCGACTTCAAGATCATCAAGAAAAAATATCTAAAAATTGATTTGGGAATCTCCGCCATTGTTCCCGTTTCTGAATTACAACCAATCAAAGATTCAACTGCAGTTGGGGTATTAAACCAAACCGCTAAAAAATCAGAAAAAGAGGATTGGAGAGTTACCTTAAAAAGAATTTGGAAATTCTTAAAGGAAACGGAAATCAAACTTCCAAACTTCAAAAAGAAGAAGTAA